The following nucleotide sequence is from Halapricum desulfuricans.
TCATAGTCCCGTGATTTTCGCTGCCGAGAATCGGCCCGGCTGCTATTAGCCACGCGTTTTCATTCGATCCGGCGGCTCACCGCGACGCCTTCTCCCACAGGCAGTAGCGTCGTCTGGAAGTCGGGATCGGCCCGGACGGCCGCCAGGTAGTCGGCGATCCCCTCGGTCGGGCCGGTCGCGTCGACGGACTCGCCCTCGAGCAGGCGTCGGACGTCCTCGTGGTCGATCGTGCTCCCGGCGACAGCGTTGTCCGCGACCACGACCCCTCCGGGGGCGACCTTTCCGCGGACGCTCTCGAAGGCCTCCCGGTAGCGGTGTTTCTCGTTGTCGATCAACACGACGTCGAAGGGCCCGTCGTACGACTCGATCGTCTCGATTGCGTCGCCCAACTCGAAGTGTGCACCCGCCCCGAAGTCACCGCGGTCGAGGTACTCGCGTGCCAGTTCGAGCTCGTCCTCGTCGATCTCGGTGAGGACGATCTCGCCGTCGTCGGGAAGCGCCCGGCGGAACCAGTAGGCGGAGTAGCCGTACCCCGACCCGAACTCGAAGACCCGTTCGGCCCCGACCATACGCGCGAGTAGTTCGAGCCACCCGCCGACGGCGGGACCGACCGTCGGAAAGCCCTCGCGGTCGGCATAGTCGTCCATCTCGGCGAGTACCTCGTCGCCGTCCGGGCCGACGACGCGTGCGAACTGTTCGATGCTATCGGGGATCGGATTGGACATGTGGTGACTGATGGGGGTCGGACTGAAAACGTTGCTCTCTTTGACAGAGATACTTGTTCCGTTGCACGGACGGGGCAGAATATGGACTCGTCGGGTGGAAGGTGATCCCGCCGGTCAGTTCTAGGCGGGATTTTCCCCTTCAGTACAACGAGCGGGCAACCTGCGCCGCGCAAGGCAAAAGCCACTGGGGCTCGGACACCGACCAATGGCTGTCCTGACAGCGCTCCGCCAGGGAGTCCGATCGCACACGCTCGGGGTCGCCGCGGTGATCACGGCAGTCGGCTACGCCCTCGTGATGAACGCCTTCGAGGGGTTCGTCCCGCTGTTTCCCTCGATCGGCGAACCGACCGTCCGACTGCTCAGCGACGTCATCGTGGTCATCAACGCCGCGACCCTGACCGCGCTGCTCGCGGGCGTCTACTACATCCGCCAGCGCCGGATCGAGCGCCACCGGACCGCGATGGTGACGGCCGTCGCTCTGGAACTGGGGTTTCTGGTGCTTTACCTCTGGAAAGTCGGGGGCGGTGGCGAGCTGTACATCCAGGCGAGCGGCCTGTTCCGGACGTCGTATCTGCTGATTCTCGCCGTCCACCTGATCTGCTCGGCGCTTTCGGTCCCGCTCGTGATCTACGCCGTCCTGCTGGGACTGACCCGCACGCCGACGGAACTCGCGGACACCGCACACGCACGCGTCGGCCGCGTCGCCGTCGGGGTCTGGTCGATCAGCCTCGCGCTCGGGATCGTCACCAGCGCCATGCTTCGGATCGCCGGCTCGGAACTGGAGACGGTCGGGGCGATCGTGCTGGTGTGACTGCCGGTCACGCCAGCTCGAGGCTCAGGTGCTCGACCGGCGGGCCGTCGGTCTCGAGCCCGTACCGCGGGGCGGCCAGCGCGACGAGCACGTCCGTCAGGAACGACTCCTCGTCGAGCACGGCCGTCACGTCCGACCGGCCGGGCAACTCCGTCGAGCGGAACAGCTCTCGGATCTCCGGGATCGAGGCGACGCCCTTCTCGTCGAGGTCCGCGACCACGTTCTGGACGGCGAGCCAGGTCCGGACGGTCGTGACGAGGTACTCCCGGGCGCGGCCCTCGGGGTTGGGGACGTCGACGATCGTCGAGAGGTAGCTGGCCGCGCTGCTGTCGGCGATATCGACGTCGTCTTCCAGCCACTCAAGCACTTCCTCGCGGGTCGCGTCGGCGTCGAGTTCCTCGACGGCTCGCTCGCAGATGTCGGCCTCCTCGTCGGCAATCTCGTGGAAGACGTTGCCGACGACGACGGCGTCCGCACCGGCATCGAGGACCGCCTGTGCGTTCTCGCGGCTGTCGAGGCCGCCGCCGTACCACAGCCGCGACCACCGGCGACCGTCGTCGACGGCTTCGAGGATCGACTCGGCTTGCTCGCCGCCGAACGTCCCCGAGTACTCGAGATAGATGAGCTCGCTCCCGAGGTGGCGCTCGGCGGCCATCGCGCGCTGTTTGGCCGTCCGCGGATCGAGCAGGTCGGCCTCGGTGACGTTGCTCTCGCGGGCGGCCGCGCTGTCCGGGTTCATGATGATGTACGCCTCGAAGACCGCCTCTTTGAGCAGCCAGGACGTCGCGAACGCTGCGAGCCGATCCTCGATGGTCTCGCCGGGCGAGATGGGAAGCTTCTCGGCGATCATCTCCGGCGCGAGGTCGGACTCGATGTACTCGACGCCCGACCCCAACTGGCCGATCAGCGCCTCGACGTCGCCGTTGAGCACCTCGGGGATGGCCAGAAACTCCGCCTTCGAGTGGGTGTCGGTCGTGACCTGTTTGGGACCGCTCGGCTCCTGGAAGGCCGGAACCGGCCGGTCGGCGACGAGTTCGAGCGTCTCCTCGGTGTTCTGACCGGTCACGTCCCGCGAGCCGCCGACCTCCAGCGCGCTCGTGTGCTGGAGATACAGCGGGAACAACAGCGGTACCTTCTTTTCGTCCTCCGGATCGATCTTGGTGATGTGCGTCCACGAGTTCGGGACCGGGTTCGTGTCCACGTCCAGCAGCGATCGACCGGCGATCCGTGCGAGCGTCGAGTACCGCTCGACGCCCCGTGCGATGTTTTCGAGCCCCGTCATTACCCGTTCCGTGGGCGCGTTAGTATAAAAGCCTGGTAGAATGTCTTTCGTCCGCTCGGGGCTAGTCCGTTCCCGGAAGGACGTGTGGGTTGCCGGACAGGTAGATGTACTCGGTCGCGATGCCGGTCAGCGGCGACTCGGTCTCGGCAGCGTAGGTTCGCGCGAGGTCGAGATACTGCTCGGTCAGGTCCCGAACGCGGCGGGCCGCCTCGCGGTCGCCCTCGGCCAGCAGATACTCGGCGGTGACGGGCGTGAGCTGTCCGTCTTCCACGTCGGCCCCGTAGTCGTCGACGTCGTCGAGCCAGATCTGGGCGGCGACGATCGACAGCACGATCGAGCGCTTGAACGCCGTCTCGACCGGCAGCCCAGCGGCGCGGTACATCTCGATCATCGCGTCGTAGATCACGCCGACCCGGGCGTACTGGGTCCAGAGGTACGGCAGGTCGCGTTCCTCGCCGGTGAACACGTCGGTGTCGGCGTCGAACGGGGCGTCGCGGTACTCCGCCTCAATGGTCGTGCGGGCGTCGCCGTCCCCATCGCGGGCGCGCTCGTAGAGGTCACGGAAGTGTGGGTCACGGTCCTGATGTGCTTCCGAGAGCTCGACTGCCCACTCGTAGCTCTCGGTGAGTTCGTCCGGGAGGGCTTCGAGGCGGTCCTCCAGATCGGTCTGCAGAGTCTTCTGGGCGACCCGCGCGACTCTCGCTCGCTCCTCGCGGTCGACCGCAAGCGAGACCTCGAAGTCCTCGTATTCGGCGTCGTTGACGGCGTCGCGCATGTCGCCGTCGAGCAGCGCCCCGATCACGACCCGGGTGAGATACTCCGCTCGGTCGACCAGTTCCCGGGGGTCGTCGGAACTTCCCTCCCACTCGTCCGGGTCCGCCGGTGCGCGGTACGCCTCGCTCCCGACTGCGTCGTCGACGCGACTGGCCCACGTGCTTTCGGCGACCGGATCGAAGCCGTCGGCGCGGCGCTGTGCGCGCCGGTAGAGATACCCCAGCGTCAGCTCGGCCGGCAACAGCAGCTTGGTGTCGTACTCGAAGGTGACCGACTCGACATCGAACTCCCTGGCGAGCGCCGACTCGACGCTCGTGAACACGTCTTCGACCATCGCCTCAGTCCGGTCGTCGACGGTCGATTTCAGCCGGAGGCTCGCGAGGTCGAACTGTCCGGTGTGGCCGTAGTAGCTGAAAACGGCCCGCACGGCCGTCGGGAGCGTCGAACGGCGGGCCAGCCAGCCGGCAGTCGCACGAAGTGGTCCTGTCATAGGTGAGTGATCGGTGCAGTTGCAGATTCTCCACCCGGCCGGATAAAGACGCTTGTCCTTTCGTCCAGTACACCTAGACATGGACCAGCTGAGCGCGTTGCTCGCGAGCCGGGAGCGCGACGTGATCGTCGGCTGGGTCGCCGTCGCCGTGCTCGCGCTGACGGCCGTCGAGACGCTTCTCGACGGGGCGTTCAACTGGACGTTCATCGCGCTCGTCGTCGCGGTGGTGGTCTTGACCCCTGCCATCGCTCTCCGCGACCGACGGGCGATGCCGCCCTGGGAACTGATCGCGCTCGTGCTCGCGCCGATCCTCTGGCAGGCGTTGCTGGGCCACTCCTTCCGAACGGAAATCCCGGCGTACCTGGCCGTGGCTGCGCTCGCGCTGCTCGCCATCACCGAACTGCACCAGTTCACGTCGGCCCGGATGAACCGCTCGTTCGCGGTCGTGCTGGTCGTGCTGACGACGCTCGCGGTCGCCGGCGTCTGGAACGTCCTCCAGTGGACCTCGGACGTGCTCTTCGAGACGACGTTCGTACTCGACGGGCGCAGCCAGGACGCGATCAACGCCGACGTAATGGTGGAGTTCGTCTCCGCCGGCTGTGGCGGGATCGGCGCTGGCGTACTCTTCGACCTGTTCGTCCGCTCGCGGGACGACGACCAGTCCGATCGAACGTACGTCCCGCCGGAACCGGAAGGTGATCCGAGGGCCGGAGACGACCTCGCGTCCGGCACACGTAACGCGTCTGAGTCGCGGCGGTTGCGCGATCGGCTTTCGATCAGCCCGCGTCGACAGCGCCAGGCCAGCCGCGCGATGCAGGTGCTGCTCGTCGTGATCCTGCTTGGAGGGCTGTACGCGCGCGATTTGGCAGTGATCGTCAACGCGGCAGTCATGCTCGCGATCACGTTCGTCCCGGCAATTTTGCGCCACGAATACGACTTCGCGATGGACGCCGGACTGGTCCTCTGGATCACCGCCGCAGTGTCCCTGCACGCGCTGGGCTCGACCGGACTCTACGCTCGGATCCCGCTGTTCGATCGCTTCACGCACGCGCTGTCGGCGACGGTCGTCGCCGCCGGCGGCTACGCCGTCTTCCGGGCGGTCCACGTCCACGTCGAGCGCGTCCATGTCCCCCCGAAGCTGATGGGCGCGTTCATCCTGTTGTTCGTGTTCGCCGCCGGCGTCATCTGGGAGATTCTCGAGTTCACACTCGATCAGGGCGCCGCCGCGCTGGGGGTTCAGGCCGTGCTCATCCAGTACGGGATCGACGACACGATCGGCGATCTGCTGTTCAACGCACTCGGCGCGATCGTCGTCACGGTCTGGGGGACGGGCTATCTGACCGACCTTTCGGAGTCGGTCGCGGACCGGGTCGTGGCGTGGTTCGAAACGGACGGTCAGCCGGAGTGATATTGTTCCGTGGCATCACTGGTATCCCCTTTCGGGACGAAACCGACTGACCCCTCGGAGTGTGGCGGGTCATAGTGGTTGCTATACCGATTTACCGATGTGACCGCACGGAACAGACGTCCAGCAACCACTATCAGGGGCGTCCCGTACGCGTGCGTCGTGTCTAACGAGGCGAGCAGCTCCTGACGACTTCGATCCCGACTTCGAGATCGACCCCGACGACAGACTGCTGGTCGCCGGCAGTGACGACGCGCTCGACGCGTTCGAGACGGCGATGCCGTGATGATGCCGGCTGGCTCGAGACGACAGGACGTGATGTCATCGACTGAATCGAGACGGCAACCGGCCGAATCCGGTCTGCGAATGGTGTCAATCCGGAATTGACTTACAGCGACCGGACCGAACAGCCGCGTATGACCGACTCAGATGCCGCCGTCGAGCAATTCCTCGACGCCGTCGACGCCGCGTTCGAGGAGTACGACCAGGGATACGCCGACGCCGACGCGACGCTGCGGGTCGTCCGTACGCACGTCGAGGACCTTCGGGACGACGTCGACCACTGACCGTGCCCGTCGACGACGGTCTCCGGGACGCCGTCGGCCACTGAACCGCCGCGTGTGCCCCGTCGTGGCGGCCACGGCGTCACGGATTCAACCAGGCGGTCCAGCCGTCAAAGGTCGACGTCTCGGACCCGCGCGCTCCCCGGCGGCCGTAGAGCACCACGCCGTCGTCGAGTGCCGCGAGTCCGTTCACCAGGACCTCGCCGTCGTCCTTCGAATCCGGATAGTACCCGGCCCAGCGCATCGACCCGTCCGGTTCGGTCGCGGCCAGCCAGACCCGATCACCGGTGTGGCCGACGAGGACCGGTCCGCCCGCGTCGACGACCCACCCGACGGAGAGGTTCTCCGGTCCGTCGCTGTCGTTTGGATCGAACACGCGTGTCCACTCGATTCCCCCGTCCGGCCCCAGCGACAGGAGCACGAGGTGATTGTCGCCCTGTCCGAAGTGTACCGTCCGAGCGACCCCGTACGTCCCGGTCGAACCGGAGGCGATAGACGCCACGCTGTAAGACTCGTCGTCGAACGTCACCGTTCGCTGCCAGGCTTCGGTCCCGTCGCCACCGTATCTGACGACCCATATCTCGTCGTTCTTGTCGCCGCCGGCCAGGACACCGTCACCGACGGGTGTGGCCGCACCGAACCGGTAGTCAGCCTCCGCTTTCCCGACGCTTCGCTCCCAGAGGATGATGCCATCGAGATCGAACCGGCGACAGACCGCCGTCGAGTTCGAGTCGTCCCCACCCCTGTGCACTCCAGCGGTTAGCAGCGAGTCGCCGTCGACAGTGACCGTTGAGTACGTGAGCCCGCTGTCGGCGTCGACTTCGAAGTCGGTCCCGGAGACGCCCCGGAGCCACGAGGTCCACGATTCCCGCCACCACCCTTCGACGATCGTCGCCTCGCCGACCCGTTCGACGGACCGTACGTCGTTCGACGGGAGCGATTCGAGCGTCCGATCGGACACTCGCTCGCCCCTCGGACTGATCGTCACGAGTTGAGGTGCTTCGAGATCGCCGTCCGATCGCCCGTACAGCAGCGCCGTCAGTCCGGTCGGCCGCTCGGCGACGTCGACGACTCCCTGCTCTCGCTCCGATTCGCCGGTCCACTCGCGTTCGAACTGTGGTGGGGCGGGGGCGTTGTCCGGGACGGCCGCAAAACCCAGCGGTTCGGGCGCGCCGGAGGGCGACGCCGTCCCGTCGCCGGGACTGCCGAGACAGCCGGCCAGGAGTCCGCCCCCGGCAACTGTAAGGAACGTTCGTCTGGAGGGCGTTTGCATGCACATTAGTGTAAACGACGGAAAATAAATTTTGGGCCTATACGGGGCAGTTACGGTTCGAACCAGGCGAGCCAGGGCGTCTCCTCCTGATGGGTGCCGGTGCTACCGTACAGCGAGAGTCGCCCGTCGGCCGTCGCGAGTCCGAGCGACCTAATGATCCGATCCCC
It contains:
- a CDS encoding DUF420 domain-containing protein: MAVLTALRQGVRSHTLGVAAVITAVGYALVMNAFEGFVPLFPSIGEPTVRLLSDVIVVINAATLTALLAGVYYIRQRRIERHRTAMVTAVALELGFLVLYLWKVGGGGELYIQASGLFRTSYLLILAVHLICSALSVPLVIYAVLLGLTRTPTELADTAHARVGRVAVGVWSISLALGIVTSAMLRIAGSELETVGAIVLV
- a CDS encoding O-methyltransferase gives rise to the protein MSNPIPDSIEQFARVVGPDGDEVLAEMDDYADREGFPTVGPAVGGWLELLARMVGAERVFEFGSGYGYSAYWFRRALPDDGEIVLTEIDEDELELAREYLDRGDFGAGAHFELGDAIETIESYDGPFDVVLIDNEKHRYREAFESVRGKVAPGGVVVADNAVAGSTIDHEDVRRLLEGESVDATGPTEGIADYLAAVRADPDFQTTLLPVGEGVAVSRRIE
- a CDS encoding geranylgeranylglyceryl/heptaprenylglyceryl phosphate synthase; amino-acid sequence: MTGLENIARGVERYSTLARIAGRSLLDVDTNPVPNSWTHITKIDPEDEKKVPLLFPLYLQHTSALEVGGSRDVTGQNTEETLELVADRPVPAFQEPSGPKQVTTDTHSKAEFLAIPEVLNGDVEALIGQLGSGVEYIESDLAPEMIAEKLPISPGETIEDRLAAFATSWLLKEAVFEAYIIMNPDSAAARESNVTEADLLDPRTAKQRAMAAERHLGSELIYLEYSGTFGGEQAESILEAVDDGRRWSRLWYGGGLDSRENAQAVLDAGADAVVVGNVFHEIADEEADICERAVEELDADATREEVLEWLEDDVDIADSSAASYLSTIVDVPNPEGRAREYLVTTVRTWLAVQNVVADLDEKGVASIPEIRELFRSTELPGRSDVTAVLDEESFLTDVLVALAAPRYGLETDGPPVEHLSLELA